One genomic window of Microbacterium sp. BH-3-3-3 includes the following:
- a CDS encoding acyl-CoA desaturase: MASTIVESRLGPVRQTYSGTTEFPPIAKAYTELSSVVRESGLLARTPRFYLVVGIAITLGFAATITGSILLGDSWFQLLIAAALGILFTQVAFLAHEANHRQILASGPANDRLALWIGNGIVGMSQSWWASKHTRHHANPNRVGKDPDIEIDTISFLDEDAAKARGIQRWITRRQGWLFFPLLTLEGLNLHALAFRHLFSRQEVKGRWRELALLAVRHALVLTPIFVFLPLGMAFAFLGVQLAVFGVYMGASFAPNHKGMAVIEPGAKLDFFSKQVRTSRNISGGWWATWLMGGLNYQIEHHLFPNMARPQLSRARAIVREHCQTLGVPYVETTLLQSYGIVIRYLNEVGLAARDPFDCPLTGSSRHLAVK; the protein is encoded by the coding sequence ATCGCCTCCACCATCGTCGAGTCCCGCCTCGGCCCCGTTCGTCAGACGTACTCCGGCACCACCGAATTCCCCCCGATCGCGAAGGCCTACACAGAGTTGTCGTCGGTCGTCCGCGAGAGCGGCCTCCTGGCCCGCACCCCCCGGTTCTACCTCGTGGTGGGCATTGCGATCACCCTCGGGTTCGCCGCCACCATCACCGGTTCCATTCTTCTGGGTGACAGCTGGTTCCAGCTTCTGATCGCCGCGGCACTCGGCATCCTGTTCACCCAGGTCGCATTCCTCGCCCACGAGGCGAACCACCGCCAGATCCTGGCATCCGGTCCCGCGAACGACCGGTTGGCACTGTGGATCGGCAACGGCATCGTCGGCATGAGCCAGTCGTGGTGGGCGTCCAAGCACACGCGGCACCACGCCAACCCGAACCGCGTCGGCAAAGACCCCGACATCGAGATCGACACGATCTCGTTCCTCGACGAAGACGCCGCCAAGGCCCGCGGCATCCAGCGCTGGATCACCCGGCGACAGGGATGGCTGTTCTTCCCCCTGCTCACGCTCGAGGGCCTGAACCTGCACGCCCTCGCCTTCCGCCACCTGTTCTCTCGTCAAGAGGTCAAGGGCCGCTGGCGCGAGTTGGCTCTGCTGGCCGTGCGCCACGCGCTGGTGCTGACGCCCATCTTCGTGTTCCTGCCCCTCGGCATGGCGTTCGCCTTCCTGGGTGTGCAGCTCGCCGTCTTCGGCGTGTACATGGGAGCGTCCTTCGCACCCAACCACAAGGGCATGGCCGTCATCGAACCCGGAGCGAAGCTGGACTTCTTCAGCAAGCAGGTGCGCACCTCGCGCAACATCTCCGGCGGCTGGTGGGCCACCTGGCTCATGGGCGGTCTGAACTACCAGATCGAGCACCACCTGTTCCCGAACATGGCCCGCCCGCAGCTCAGCCGCGCCCGCGCCATCGTGCGCGAGCACTGCCAGACCCTCGGTGTGCCCTACGTCGAGACGACCCTGCTGCAGTCCTACGGAATCGTCATCCGCTACCTCAACGAAGTCGGACTCGCGGCCCGCGACCCGTTCGACTGCCCGCTGACCGGCTCGTCGCGTCACCTCGCGGTCAAGTAG
- a CDS encoding endonuclease/exonuclease/phosphatase family protein, translating into MAGILFPNVDAPDLHVMSFNVRRRFERLTWPPADRWPLRKQRLRTFLGANRPHLLGSQEAMPDQARWVQDSLGTRYGRVGLGRGKDRGGEGTPLFYDRDRIELEDWEQVMLSDTPTVPGSTGWGNTIPRVAVIAQLRDRATDARFTFVNTHFDAFSRRARKRSATWLHDLVADRTRPLLFTADVNAPIRSDELAAMFAAGLLVDTWSYAPTRRTAEWGTFNNYARPKLGARRIDAVLATPDVGVRAVGIDPRPTGTQWPSDHLAVQAVVRIPTGAA; encoded by the coding sequence ATGGCCGGCATCCTGTTCCCGAACGTCGACGCACCCGACCTGCACGTCATGAGCTTCAACGTGCGACGCCGCTTCGAACGCCTCACGTGGCCGCCCGCCGACCGGTGGCCCCTGCGCAAGCAACGCCTGCGCACCTTCCTCGGCGCGAACCGCCCGCATCTGCTCGGCTCCCAGGAGGCGATGCCCGACCAGGCGCGCTGGGTGCAGGACTCGCTGGGCACGCGCTACGGACGGGTGGGCCTCGGTCGCGGCAAGGACCGCGGCGGCGAGGGCACGCCGCTGTTCTACGATCGCGACCGCATCGAGCTGGAGGACTGGGAGCAGGTCATGCTCTCCGACACCCCGACCGTGCCGGGTTCGACGGGGTGGGGCAACACCATCCCCCGCGTCGCGGTGATCGCGCAGCTGCGCGACCGCGCGACCGACGCGCGCTTCACCTTCGTCAACACCCACTTCGACGCGTTCTCACGACGAGCCCGCAAGCGCTCGGCCACGTGGCTGCACGACCTGGTCGCCGACCGCACGCGACCGCTGCTGTTCACCGCCGATGTCAACGCGCCCATCCGCTCCGACGAACTCGCCGCCATGTTCGCCGCGGGTCTGCTCGTCGACACCTGGTCGTACGCCCCCACACGACGGACCGCCGAGTGGGGCACCTTCAACAACTACGCGCGCCCGAAGCTCGGCGCTCGGCGCATCGACGCCGTGCTCGCGACCCCCGACGTCGGGGTGCGCGCCGTGGGCATCGACCCCCGGCCGACGGGGACGCAATGGCCGAGCGACCACCTGGCCGTGCAGGCCGTCGTGCGCATTCCCACCGGGGCGGCGTGA
- a CDS encoding pyridoxamine 5'-phosphate oxidase family protein, giving the protein MSSTPSELEKLNDLLKKFRFAMVTTRAEGGDLHAHPLTVQETESDGDLWFIVGTHASAVEHVRRDPKVGLSFSSDGLWLSLAGEGEVVDDLAKLKELWSTSVEAWFPEGPESPGVTLLKVSALTGEYWGSAGGRIATAVALVTSKVTGERPRGGENETFDLTD; this is encoded by the coding sequence ATGTCCTCCACTCCGTCCGAGCTCGAGAAGCTCAACGATCTGCTCAAGAAGTTCCGTTTCGCGATGGTCACCACGCGGGCCGAGGGTGGCGACCTGCATGCCCACCCGCTCACGGTGCAGGAGACCGAGTCCGACGGTGACCTGTGGTTCATCGTGGGGACGCACGCGTCGGCCGTCGAGCACGTGCGGCGCGACCCGAAGGTGGGCCTGTCGTTCAGCTCCGACGGTCTCTGGCTCTCGCTCGCCGGTGAGGGCGAGGTGGTGGACGACCTGGCCAAGCTCAAGGAGCTGTGGTCGACCAGCGTCGAGGCGTGGTTCCCGGAGGGGCCCGAGTCGCCCGGTGTGACGCTGCTGAAGGTGTCGGCGTTGACCGGCGAGTACTGGGGGAGTGCGGGCGGTCGCATCGCCACGGCGGTGGCCCTGGTGACGTCGAAGGTCACCGGCGAACGTCCTCGGGGCGGCGAGAACGAGACGTTCGACCTGACCGACTGA
- a CDS encoding M15 family metallopeptidase produces MAPPTSAPASSRHRRRLALLTIGGGLVVVLTAAITLAASTTAISFTSGVLAATGSAPTIDDGVVDAALPLSVDEDEHPAMVRLDDGLREALRAAQVAALDDGVTFDITSGWRSADYQRWLLADAIATSGSEETVRELVATPERSSHVTGRAVDIGSLDAQLWLIEHGRAWGLCQTYANERWHFERATRDGEDCPEPRIDARG; encoded by the coding sequence ATGGCACCTCCGACCTCTGCTCCCGCTTCTTCTCGACACCGACGCCGTCTGGCGCTGCTCACCATCGGCGGTGGCCTCGTCGTCGTTCTTACGGCGGCGATCACCCTGGCCGCCTCGACGACGGCCATCTCGTTCACCTCGGGCGTGCTCGCGGCGACGGGATCCGCCCCCACGATCGACGACGGCGTCGTCGACGCGGCACTCCCGCTGAGCGTCGACGAAGACGAACATCCCGCGATGGTGCGCCTCGACGACGGTCTGCGTGAGGCCCTGCGCGCGGCGCAGGTCGCCGCCCTCGACGACGGCGTCACCTTCGACATCACGAGCGGGTGGCGCAGCGCCGATTATCAACGGTGGCTGTTGGCCGACGCGATCGCCACCTCCGGCAGTGAAGAGACGGTGCGTGAGCTCGTGGCCACGCCCGAGCGGTCGAGTCATGTGACGGGCCGGGCCGTGGACATCGGCTCGCTCGACGCGCAGCTGTGGCTCATCGAGCACGGTCGCGCGTGGGGGCTCTGCCAGACGTATGCGAACGAGCGGTGGCATTTCGAACGCGCGACCCGCGACGGGGAGGACTGCCCCGAGCCGCGCATCGACGCCCGCGGGTGA
- a CDS encoding DUF2256 domain-containing protein — protein sequence MSRPEVRSKPCAFCGRPFTDRKRWSGRDQWDQVLYCSRGCRAKAAAARRSA from the coding sequence ATGTCACGACCCGAGGTGCGCTCCAAGCCCTGCGCGTTCTGCGGCCGACCCTTCACCGACCGCAAGCGCTGGAGCGGACGCGATCAGTGGGATCAGGTGCTCTACTGCTCGCGCGGATGCCGAGCCAAGGCCGCCGCCGCTCGGAGGAGCGCGTGA
- a CDS encoding DUF2945 domain-containing protein, translating to MSKDLSKGDRVSWGTPQGRTQGEVVEKKTKDFEHDGQKFTASDDEPAYIVKSEKSGAKAAHKGSTLNKLKG from the coding sequence ATGTCGAAGGATCTGTCGAAGGGCGACCGGGTCAGCTGGGGCACCCCGCAGGGGCGCACGCAGGGCGAGGTCGTCGAGAAGAAGACGAAGGACTTCGAGCACGACGGCCAGAAGTTCACGGCATCCGATGACGAACCGGCCTACATCGTGAAGTCCGAGAAGTCGGGCGCGAAGGCCGCACACAAGGGTTCGACGCTGAACAAGCTCAAGGGCTGA
- a CDS encoding metallophosphoesterase — protein MATRLLLLADTHVPKRARVLPDAVRRAASGVDLIVHAGDWVEAAVLDELSALGPVLGVWGNNDGDDLRARLPEVARADVEGVRVAVVHETGAAAGRERRMDAAFPDTDLLVFGHSHIPWDTVTPRGLRLLNPGSPTDRRRQPACTVMTLTLADSGVHDVELHEVSRD, from the coding sequence ATGGCGACGCGACTCCTCCTGCTGGCCGACACCCACGTGCCGAAGCGGGCGCGCGTGCTTCCGGATGCCGTGCGGCGGGCGGCATCCGGAGTCGACCTCATCGTGCACGCGGGCGACTGGGTCGAGGCGGCGGTCCTCGACGAGCTGAGCGCCCTCGGACCGGTCCTCGGCGTGTGGGGCAACAACGACGGCGACGACCTGCGGGCGCGTCTGCCCGAGGTCGCCCGCGCCGACGTCGAGGGCGTGCGCGTCGCCGTGGTGCACGAGACGGGCGCGGCGGCGGGGCGCGAGCGGCGAATGGACGCGGCGTTCCCCGACACCGATCTGCTGGTGTTCGGGCACAGCCACATCCCCTGGGACACCGTGACTCCGCGAGGCCTACGACTGCTCAACCCCGGGTCGCCCACCGACCGGCGGCGTCAGCCGGCGTGCACGGTGATGACGCTGACCCTCGCCGACTCCGGGGTGCACGACGTCGAGCTGCACGAGGTGTCGCGCGACTGA
- a CDS encoding biopolymer transporter Tol codes for MASGDPSPSDDERWLVIDGRRWRRTDPALPDDLAARLRSHLGRARSAVRTGKRAGDDAAVASARRRVGLAKTGLGERGPRWWDEEVGARIGRATDAVEELDGLAPPASGADAGGEVNP; via the coding sequence ATGGCATCCGGCGATCCTTCCCCCTCCGACGACGAACGGTGGCTCGTGATCGACGGCCGTCGCTGGCGGCGTACCGACCCCGCCCTGCCCGACGACCTCGCCGCACGTCTGCGTTCGCATCTAGGCCGGGCGCGCTCCGCCGTGCGCACCGGAAAGCGCGCGGGCGACGACGCCGCGGTCGCCTCGGCGCGCCGTCGGGTGGGCCTGGCGAAGACGGGCCTCGGAGAGCGCGGCCCGCGCTGGTGGGACGAGGAGGTCGGCGCGCGCATCGGTCGCGCGACCGACGCCGTCGAGGAGCTCGACGGGCTCGCACCGCCCGCCTCGGGAGCAGATGCCGGCGGCGAGGTCAATCCGTAG
- a CDS encoding membrane dipeptidase produces MASVLNVSAYLFTRIDDPAVVRETLRDRAGAAGLRGTILLAEEGINLFLAGSPEAVRAFVDQLRADERFAALETKDSWSDTVPFGRLLVKVKREIIRMDRPEVRPQDGRAPAVSPETLRRWLDRGSDDDGREVVLVDTRNAFEVDYGTFAGAKDWRIERFTQFPDAADSHRDELAGKTVVSFCTGGSAARRRRCTCATRGWTPISSTGASSGGSPPKEVRTGTASASSSTSARPSTRRSPRRARPSLPRACLGRATEMLWDQHACVELVDTADIGELLRYRGGGGGYVSLNVGFAPHPPALTASLLRSFRAQVTAIDGLELAATVADIDRVAARGDTAVAFDLEDCAPLGGDLDAVEGLVAQGVRTLAPTYNHANRAGGGCLDAVDDGLTGWGRDLVAEMNARGMVPDGSHVGARTTFDLCAVSTRPVVFSHSNMRAVWEHPRNITDDQARAVADTGGVVGITGVGIFLGPNTPTLEAMVRHLDHAVEVVGIRHVGVSTDFSFDWQTFRATITGTPELYDESYTRWGPMQWMPPETFVDLGAALQARGWSDTDVAAVLGGNFRRVAAESWEPRP; encoded by the coding sequence ATGGCATCCGTCCTCAACGTCTCGGCGTACCTCTTCACGCGCATCGACGATCCCGCGGTCGTGCGCGAGACGCTCCGCGATCGGGCCGGGGCGGCGGGACTGCGGGGAACGATCCTGCTGGCCGAGGAGGGCATCAACCTCTTCCTCGCCGGATCGCCGGAGGCCGTGCGTGCCTTCGTCGACCAGCTGCGCGCCGATGAGCGGTTCGCCGCCCTCGAGACGAAGGACAGCTGGTCGGACACCGTGCCGTTCGGGCGGCTCCTGGTGAAGGTCAAGCGCGAGATCATCCGCATGGACCGCCCCGAGGTGCGCCCGCAGGACGGCCGGGCTCCCGCTGTGTCGCCCGAGACCCTGCGCCGGTGGCTGGACCGGGGCAGCGACGACGACGGCCGCGAGGTCGTGCTCGTCGACACCCGCAACGCGTTCGAGGTCGACTACGGCACCTTCGCGGGCGCGAAGGACTGGCGCATCGAGCGCTTCACCCAGTTCCCGGATGCGGCGGACTCCCACCGCGACGAACTCGCCGGCAAAACGGTGGTGAGCTTCTGCACCGGGGGATCCGCTGCGAGAAGGCGGCGCTGTACCTGCGCGACGAGGGGTTGGACGCCTATCAGCTCGACGGGGGCATCCTCGGGTGGTTCGCCGCCCAAGGAGGTGCGCACTGGAACGGCGAGTGCTTCGTCTTCGACGAGCGCGAGGCCGTCGACCCGGCGCTCGCCCCGGCGGGCGCGGCCATCGCTCCCGCGGGCGTGTCTCGGGCGGGCGACTGAGATGCTCTGGGACCAGCACGCCTGCGTCGAGCTCGTCGACACGGCCGACATCGGCGAACTGCTCCGCTACCGCGGCGGCGGCGGGGGATACGTCTCTCTCAACGTCGGTTTCGCTCCCCATCCGCCCGCGCTCACGGCATCCCTGCTCCGCTCCTTCCGGGCGCAGGTGACCGCGATCGACGGGCTCGAGCTGGCCGCCACGGTCGCCGACATCGACCGCGTCGCCGCGCGAGGCGACACCGCCGTGGCCTTCGACCTCGAGGACTGCGCGCCGCTCGGCGGAGACCTCGACGCGGTGGAGGGACTCGTCGCGCAGGGCGTGCGCACGCTGGCGCCGACCTACAACCACGCCAACCGCGCCGGCGGTGGCTGCTTAGACGCGGTCGACGACGGTCTCACCGGGTGGGGACGCGACCTCGTCGCCGAGATGAACGCGCGCGGAATGGTGCCCGACGGCTCGCACGTCGGTGCGCGGACGACGTTCGACCTGTGCGCGGTCTCGACCCGACCGGTCGTCTTCAGCCACTCCAACATGCGTGCGGTGTGGGAGCACCCGCGCAACATCACCGACGACCAGGCGCGAGCCGTCGCCGACACCGGGGGAGTGGTGGGCATCACGGGGGTGGGGATCTTCCTCGGCCCCAACACCCCGACCCTCGAGGCGATGGTGCGCCACCTCGATCACGCCGTCGAGGTCGTCGGCATCCGGCACGTCGGGGTGAGCACCGACTTCTCGTTCGACTGGCAGACCTTCCGCGCCACGATCACCGGGACCCCCGAGCTGTACGACGAGAGCTACACCCGGTGGGGGCCGATGCAGTGGATGCCGCCCGAGACGTTCGTCGACCTGGGCGCAGCGCTGCAGGCGCGAGGATGGAGCGACACCGACGTCGCTGCGGTGCTCGGCGGCAACTTCCGCCGGGTCGCAGCCGAGAGCTGGGAGCCCCGCCC
- a CDS encoding cryptochrome/photolyase family protein, translating into MSASTNITAALILATQQFEEHPAYADDDVDEFFFIESAPRFRKLPYHRHKIVLLVSAMRHTAARLESEGRTVRRITLRDDLGFAAGLTRLLDDHGVGTLRWMSDPNRPVDDRIARLCEKRGVDTDILSDGLFLTPEDELDQWFAEHPTPLMEDFYHWQRRRTGILMDGGKPAGRRWNFDADNRKPLPKKGVEIPALPQPEHDDITREVIAEVDELFPDQPGAAGEFWLPVTPEQSRQWLDVFVAERLNDFGRYEDAMRADEPFLFHAIISPMLNIGLLTVEEVVAAATRTDAPLASVEGFIRQVIGWREYMRGMYRAHPKLEHVNALHLEQRIEKYWYTAQRMPSTLPIPVRTVLERVHRWGYAHHIERLMVLGNWFLLQGYAPRQVNDWFLALFVDAYDWVMVPNVMGMSQFADGGFVATKPYVSGGAYLQKMGSWWPSAADAKDSVFTEAYWAFLERHEDVLAGNHRLSLALAQMRKRRDAKG; encoded by the coding sequence GTGAGTGCGTCGACGAATATCACCGCGGCGCTCATCCTGGCGACGCAGCAGTTCGAGGAGCACCCCGCCTACGCCGACGATGACGTCGACGAGTTCTTCTTCATCGAATCCGCCCCGAGGTTCCGGAAGCTCCCTTATCACCGGCACAAGATCGTGCTGCTCGTGTCGGCTATGCGGCACACCGCCGCACGGCTCGAGTCCGAGGGGCGCACCGTGCGCCGGATCACGCTGCGCGACGATCTCGGGTTCGCGGCCGGCCTGACGCGGCTGCTCGACGATCACGGCGTCGGGACGCTGCGGTGGATGAGCGACCCGAACCGCCCGGTCGACGATCGCATCGCCCGTCTGTGCGAGAAGCGGGGAGTCGACACCGACATCCTCTCGGATGGGCTGTTCCTCACCCCCGAAGACGAGCTCGACCAGTGGTTCGCCGAGCACCCGACGCCGCTCATGGAGGACTTCTACCACTGGCAGCGCCGGCGCACCGGCATCCTGATGGACGGGGGGAAGCCCGCGGGGCGCCGCTGGAACTTCGACGCCGACAACCGCAAGCCGCTGCCCAAGAAGGGGGTCGAGATCCCGGCACTGCCGCAGCCCGAGCATGATGACATCACCCGGGAGGTCATCGCCGAGGTCGACGAGCTCTTCCCCGACCAGCCCGGCGCGGCGGGGGAGTTCTGGCTGCCGGTCACGCCGGAGCAGTCGAGGCAGTGGCTCGACGTGTTCGTCGCCGAGCGCCTGAACGACTTCGGCCGGTACGAGGACGCCATGAGGGCCGACGAGCCCTTCCTCTTCCACGCGATCATCTCGCCGATGCTGAACATTGGCCTGCTCACCGTCGAGGAGGTGGTCGCCGCAGCGACGCGGACCGATGCCCCGCTGGCATCCGTCGAGGGGTTCATCCGCCAGGTGATCGGATGGCGCGAGTACATGCGCGGCATGTACCGGGCGCACCCGAAGCTGGAGCACGTCAACGCGCTGCACCTCGAGCAGCGCATCGAGAAGTACTGGTACACCGCGCAACGGATGCCGAGCACCCTGCCGATCCCGGTGCGCACGGTGCTCGAACGCGTGCACCGGTGGGGCTACGCGCACCACATCGAGCGGCTGATGGTGCTCGGCAACTGGTTCCTGCTGCAGGGCTACGCCCCGCGACAGGTGAACGACTGGTTCCTGGCCCTGTTCGTCGACGCGTACGACTGGGTCATGGTGCCCAACGTCATGGGGATGAGCCAGTTCGCCGACGGCGGTTTCGTCGCGACCAAGCCGTACGTGTCGGGCGGGGCGTACCTGCAGAAGATGGGCTCGTGGTGGCCGTCGGCGGCGGATGCCAAGGACTCCGTGTTCACCGAGGCGTACTGGGCGTTCCTCGAACGCCACGAGGACGTGCTGGCCGGCAACCACCGGTTGAGCCTCGCACTGGCCCAGATGCGAAAGCGGCGCGACGCGAAGGGGTAG
- a CDS encoding catalase, which produces MTEPTTPQSPTTANNGAPVASDEHSQSVGADGSVALTDHYLIEKLAQFNRERVPERVVHAKGGGAFGTFRTTGDVSAYTRAALFQPGVETEMLARFSSVAGEQGSPDTWRDPRGFSLKFYTTEGNYDLVGNNTPVFFVKDGIKFPDFIRSQKRLPGSHLRDNTMQWDFWTLSPESAHQVTWLMGDRGIPASWRHMNGYGSHTYQWINAEGERFWVKYHFHTDLGHKTLTQDEADQIAGQDADFHIRDLYAAIERAEFPTWTLKVQIMPYDDAKTYRFNPFDLTKVWPHSDYPEIEVGTMELNRNPGNYFAEIEQAAFEPSNFVPGIDGSPDKMLQARIFSYADAHRYRVGTNYQQLPVNRPHTEVHSYSKEGAMRYEYNPPEVPVYAPNSVGGPAADPRRAGDGGWQSDGDLVRSAATLHPEDDDWGQAGTLVRDVMSAEQRDRLVETITGHVGGVTRAEVRERAVQYWKNVDAEIGSRVEAALPPLEGSTAPGEQLSEPNPDGDLVGTDVAGKI; this is translated from the coding sequence ATGACCGAGCCGACCACCCCGCAGAGCCCGACCACCGCCAACAACGGCGCCCCGGTCGCCAGTGACGAACACTCGCAGAGCGTCGGAGCCGACGGCTCCGTCGCCCTCACCGACCACTACCTCATCGAGAAGCTCGCGCAGTTCAACCGCGAGCGGGTGCCGGAGCGCGTGGTGCACGCCAAGGGCGGCGGAGCGTTCGGCACGTTCCGCACCACCGGCGACGTGTCGGCCTACACGCGCGCCGCTCTGTTCCAGCCCGGCGTCGAGACCGAGATGCTCGCCCGTTTCTCGTCGGTCGCCGGCGAGCAGGGCAGCCCCGACACCTGGCGCGATCCGCGCGGCTTCTCGCTGAAGTTCTACACGACCGAGGGCAACTACGACCTCGTCGGCAACAACACCCCGGTCTTCTTCGTGAAGGACGGCATCAAGTTCCCCGACTTCATCCGCTCGCAGAAGCGCCTGCCGGGCAGCCACCTGCGCGACAACACGATGCAGTGGGACTTCTGGACGCTGTCTCCCGAGAGCGCCCACCAGGTGACCTGGCTGATGGGCGACCGCGGCATCCCGGCATCGTGGCGTCACATGAACGGCTACGGCTCGCACACGTACCAGTGGATCAACGCCGAGGGGGAGCGGTTCTGGGTCAAGTACCACTTCCACACCGACCTGGGCCACAAGACGCTCACGCAAGACGAGGCCGACCAGATCGCCGGTCAAGACGCCGACTTCCACATTCGCGATCTCTACGCCGCGATCGAGCGGGCCGAGTTCCCGACGTGGACGCTCAAGGTGCAGATCATGCCGTACGACGATGCCAAGACGTACCGATTCAACCCCTTCGACCTGACCAAGGTGTGGCCGCACAGCGACTACCCCGAGATCGAGGTCGGCACGATGGAGCTGAACCGCAATCCGGGCAATTACTTCGCCGAGATCGAGCAGGCGGCCTTCGAGCCGTCGAACTTCGTGCCCGGCATCGACGGCAGCCCCGACAAGATGCTGCAGGCCCGCATCTTCAGCTACGCCGACGCGCACCGCTACCGCGTGGGAACCAACTACCAGCAGCTGCCGGTCAACCGGCCGCACACCGAGGTGCACTCGTACTCGAAGGAAGGCGCGATGCGCTACGAGTACAACCCGCCCGAGGTGCCCGTGTACGCGCCCAACTCGGTCGGAGGCCCCGCGGCCGACCCGCGCCGCGCGGGCGACGGCGGCTGGCAGAGCGACGGCGACCTCGTCCGCTCGGCGGCCACCCTGCACCCCGAAGACGACGACTGGGGTCAGGCCGGCACATTGGTGCGCGATGTCATGTCGGCCGAGCAGCGCGACCGTCTCGTCGAGACGATCACCGGGCACGTCGGGGGAGTGACCCGCGCCGAGGTGCGCGAGCGCGCCGTGCAGTACTGGAAGAACGTGGATGCCGAGATCGGCTCCCGCGTCGAGGCCGCGCTGCCCCCGCTCGAGGGTTCGACCGCGCCCGGCGAGCAGTTGAGTGAGCCGAACCCCGACGGCGACCTCGTCGGAACGGACGTGGCGGGGAAGATCTGA
- a CDS encoding glycosyltransferase family 2 protein — MPERSAATPDIVQLTTVSVVIPVLDDGPHLRRCLRALAAQTTVADEIVVVDNASTDDSADIARAAGARVVFCGERGIPAAAAAGYDAAHGDLILRLDADSIPEPTWVASMVDALSDPAVDAVTGGAVFHDGPVAGRVALSRAFLGTYAAFAFPALGHTPLWGSNMAFRRRAWNAVRSEVHVDPELHDDLDLAYHLGRRHRIRFVPGRHMRVSSRTVEPRRFVRCFRRGAGTVFAHWPGDLPPARWARLVRRRATHAGRAREVGAPGESRGSRSGAAR, encoded by the coding sequence GTGCCCGAAAGATCCGCTGCGACGCCCGACATCGTGCAGCTCACCACCGTGTCGGTCGTCATCCCCGTTCTCGACGACGGACCGCACCTGCGGCGGTGTCTGCGCGCCCTCGCGGCCCAGACCACCGTCGCCGACGAGATCGTCGTCGTCGACAACGCCTCGACCGACGACAGCGCCGACATCGCCCGCGCCGCGGGTGCCCGCGTGGTGTTCTGCGGCGAGCGCGGCATTCCCGCCGCCGCCGCTGCCGGATACGACGCCGCCCACGGTGACCTGATCCTGCGTCTCGATGCCGACAGCATCCCCGAGCCCACGTGGGTGGCGAGCATGGTCGATGCTCTGAGCGACCCGGCGGTGGATGCCGTGACCGGCGGCGCCGTCTTCCACGACGGCCCCGTCGCCGGACGGGTGGCCCTGTCGCGCGCCTTCCTGGGCACATACGCCGCCTTCGCTTTCCCCGCGCTGGGCCACACGCCGCTCTGGGGGTCGAACATGGCGTTCCGGCGACGCGCGTGGAACGCGGTCCGCAGTGAGGTGCACGTGGATCCCGAGCTTCACGACGACCTCGATCTCGCGTACCACCTCGGCCGGCGTCACCGTATCCGCTTCGTCCCCGGCCGGCACATGCGGGTGTCGTCGCGCACGGTCGAGCCGCGCCGCTTCGTCCGCTGCTTCCGCCGCGGGGCGGGGACGGTGTTCGCGCACTGGCCGGGCGACCTCCCGCCCGCACGGTGGGCGCGGCTCGTGCGTCGACGTGCGACCCACGCCGGCCGCGCCCGCGAGGTCGGCGCGCCGGGTGAGTCGCGCGGCTCGCGCAGCGGGGCTGCTCGCTGA
- a CDS encoding cold-shock protein encodes MATGTVKWFNSEKGYGFIAPDDGSADLFAHFSAIQGNGFKELQEAQKVEFDAEQGPKGMQAANIQPL; translated from the coding sequence ATGGCCACTGGCACCGTGAAATGGTTCAACTCCGAAAAGGGCTACGGCTTCATCGCTCCCGATGACGGCTCCGCCGACCTGTTCGCGCACTTCAGCGCGATCCAGGGCAACGGCTTCAAGGAGCTGCAGGAAGCGCAGAAGGTCGAATTCGACGCCGAGCAGGGCCCCAAGGGCATGCAGGCTGCGAACATCCAGCCCCTCTAA